ttctggccttgctccttcttatctgcgctcacttctgcagatctatgtgccctccagaaacttgcgttctgtgaatgaacgtcgcctcgtgcttccatcccaaagagggaagaaatcactttcgcgaacgctcacgctcaatctgcccagttggtggaatgaactccctaactgcatcagaacagcagagtcactctctactttcaagaaacgactaaaaactcaactatttagtctccactacacttcctaatctgcaattgcctctctgaatatcacactaactgtaccccaaaaaaaaaacaaaaaaaaaacaaaacacttatactactaatacttcccttcttagactttacagacctgaaccttgcctatagcactttgttgctcttagttgtgtaaattgcttccttgtcctcatttgtaagtcgctttggataaaagcgtctgctaaatgactaaatgtaaatgtaataaaaataccaataacaaataaataaaatgacatacACGTTTTCAAATAGAGCTGGGCATAAGTGAAGGTGCCTTCCTGATCAGTTCATTTTCAATGTGTCCAAATACAAAGTAACAGATGTCCATATTTGTGTAAAAAGATCCAGTTTAAATTGAAGTTGGGCAGTCTTACATTTCATTCTGGTGATGGAttccagtcttttttttttatccactgAGCTATTGTTGGAGAGTGTGGCTTTATTGAATTAATCGTTATAgtttttattgtactttattaaaGTATGGGTTGTATATTTCtctgtttttattatatacacCCTGGTCTATCTCTTCCACCAAGAAAAACAAAGAAGTAAAAGGCAGATCTTTATGCATAATTGTCATAATCTCGTGTTAAGGAATCGCCATTGAAAAGAACTGGCTCCTGAAAGCCAATGTTCTGTAATTGAATATATTGTTTTCACTGTATATACAATAGCACTGCCACAGCACCTGTGAATAGTGGTGCAGTATTTTAATATATGGTATTGTGCTatattaataaacagttaatatggTATTAACTGTTTTAAATATAGCTAGATCTGCATTTCACGTCCTAGATTATACACTACTAGTAAGTAtaaggggaaaaaacaaacagtCACTTGCTTTCACTCTCTTATCCACAGTCCCAAGAGGGAAAATAATGCACTGACTCATACACCTGTGCAGGAAAACACACTGTTGGGCTTGATTTTATGATTCTTCCAAATCTATACGTACCTCTCTTGTAAAAAGCATTGAAAGGCACAAATGATATGACTCGAGACTTTCTTGGGTCATCTAAATAATTTAACTTATAAGATTGACTCTGAAATAGCAGGATAAGTTTATCCACTATTTATACATCactgcttatttgttttatgcaggTGTCCTAATCACAGCCTGAAGAAATGAATCTCGCTGAATATTATTCACATCTCTTAGGACACATTTTCTTGTGGTTCAACACTTGCTTCTCTTTCTCCCACCGCTCTTTGGTGTTGTGCAGCAAAAACATCTAGCGATTAATTATTCAGTTGTGATGATGTtgtctattttgtttaaatggtaATAACACTTCATAACTCAATGTATTATGACAGACAAagcatcccagcaagcatttttggtttttaaaagaTATCTAATAGGCATCTAAACATAGTCAAtttgactaaaacaaggctaaatttggtctgtcagtgaaaatctaatagacgtctaagtaTAGGCCAAaagtagactagtcatcaaataaactaaACATATAAAGtttgtctaatctgtctatttgacaactAGTGTAGTTTTttgctattcttagatgtctattagattttcactgacggctcaagtttagccttgttttagccaagctgtctacatttagatgtctattaaacaccaAAGTGTTTAATGGGATGCAgtaaatattcattaaaatactGCCTATCATATATTATCATATTTCCTGCATCAAGTCaccattattaaaaacatatgtAGATATTAGCTTGTGCACATTGTAATGCTCACTGCTGACCCTAATGGATTCTATCTCTCCCATCCCAGTTTGCTCTCTTGTCCTTGTAAAAGGAACAATTAAACTCCTGCCAAGAGGAGCACAGCCTCTATGCCACGCTTGGGCTACAGCCTGCTTTTAGTGCTGCAGTTTCTCACAGCAAGGGCATTGCTCGTACTATTAACTGATTtatgtgtgtaagtgtatgtgtgtgagagagtgagagagagagggattgtGCATGTGATGTTGTTAGGGAAGAGACAGCAGGAAACAGGACAACGATAGGATGAACACAAAAAATATTGCAGACCAACAGTAGACAGTGTAATATTATTGCGACATACCTGTATGGTGCTGTGTGGCTTTTTTCTGGTTTGGAATCTGTTCATCTTTGCCCATATGGCCTCTATACCTCAAGCCACCACTGGAGTCAGAATAGGCGATAGAGATCCATATGCATTTAGTCGAGATGATGCACTCAGTGATGTCTAAAAGCTTCTACACTTCCCCTCCACATTCATACAGAGCGTTTTAAAAGGAGACATGGTTTGGGTTACGAGCAGCCAGGAAATGTATTCAGCCCTCAGGAGAATGATCTATTACTGAGTTCTCTCTGCTGCATGTCAGAGTGGATAGAGCAGACCATGCTTCACTCAGCTGTGCAATTgtaatacaaatgaaaaataatttaaaacagggGTTCAAACTAGAGTACAGGGACCCCCAGGAGAACGCAATGGGTCTTAGTGGGTCCATGGGAAACAATGGTAACTGCAATTCTAAAAATACAGTTATAATTTTGGAGAGGGTTTGTTACCCCCAATCAGATTTGGGGTTAATCAAAAAGTGCAAAAATCCTCATCTTAAATGTATCTGATGTGTTAATTTCATTATCTGCCAgaattcatttttatatttccttttttttcttccctGTCCCTCTTACTCCCCCACCAATCATGCTTCCCATTGCTTTCTTTTGGCTCTGTCATCTCTTCATTGCCATTCTGCCTGACACCCCCAACTCATCTCTTTTTGAACTCTGCCCCATTCAATTTCCTGTCCATCTGTACAACCCTCTGTCCCCCTTTCTTCCTATATTTCCTCCCTATTCCCACCTACAGCAGCGTCCCCTCAAGCAGTCCCTGAGTGGCTCGCTGTGCCGAGAGTCCCACTGGAAGTGCCTGCTGCTCACCTTGCTCATGTATGGCTGCTTTGGCACACTAGGCTGGTGCTCTCTTTACCGCATCACAGTAATGGCTTCTGATGACCAAGGCCCTGCATACTTCTACGGGGACCGAGCCAGACTCTACCATGACAGCCCGTGTTCTAACGGCTACGTCTATATACCTGTAGCATTCCTGGCCATGCTGTACATCGTATACTTGGTGGAGTGCTGGCACTGCTACTCTAAAACAGCTAACCTTGCTAAGGTTGAGATCACAGAGGTTTATGACAGGATACAGCGGTTACAACAAGCCACTCCCTGCATCTGGTGGAAAGCCATCAGCTACCATTACGTGCGGCGTACCAGACAGGTCACGCGCTACCGAAATGGAGATGCCTATACAACAACGCAGGTGTACCATGAAAGGGTCAACACGCACGCATCGAGCTCTGAGTTTGATTACTCAAGACTTGGGGTTAAAGATGTTTCAAAGGAGCTGCAGGGTCTGCTGGAGCATCCCGTCACCCGTTTGCGCTTTACCAAGTGTTTCAGCTTTGCCAGCGCCCGTGCTGAGACTGCCTACCTCACGCAACGAGCACGCTTCTTTGGAGACAACGAAGGTCTGGATGACTATATGGAAGCACGAGAGGGTATGCACTTAAAAAATGTTGACTTTCGAGAACATATGCTAGCATTCCCTGACCCTTTACACCCACCCTGGTACACCCGTCGTTGGGTATACTGGTTGGCCTCAACTTTCCTGCTATCGTGGCCTCTTCGTGTAATTGCAGAGTATCGCACAGCATATGTCCACTACCACGTAGAGAAACTGTTTGGTGAGAATGAGGATGCAAATGACAATGATAATACAGAGACAGGGAACTACTGTACAGGCTTTGAACATGGCACCGGAGGTCCCACCCTTCGAGTCATATCACGGGTCAACACGGTGGATATGACCGAACTGGAATGGCACATTCGTTGTAACCAGCATATGGTGCCTAGTTACTCAGAGGCCTTGCTTATGGATTTGGACATGAACACAAATACACCGTTAACAGTTGCAATGGCTGCACGAATGCGACGCAATTCTAGCTACCTACTACAGAGCTGCCCCAGGTGCCGGCGATCAACAAGCAGCTCCTCTCTCCCTTCATGGGTTAGAGGGAATGTGGCTGCAGGGACAAACTCATTCCCAATTAGGCCTGGTGGCAGGCTGTCCCTTAGTCGCAGCGGTTTCTCTCTTGGCCGCTTGCATACCACAAGAAGCCGCCACCCTTGCCTGTTCCACTCAAGAAGCCTTGGAGGTGGGATGGGTAGCCGGATGGAAGAAGGGGGTGGGGGTTTCCTTGGTCTTGGGTTTAGAGTGCCAGATGAGGAAAGGAGGGGTGTGTTAGAGAGTGAAGGGCTAGAAGATGAAGATGTAGAGGAGAGAAGCCAGGAACAAGTGGAGGAGAGAGAAAATGTAGAGACCAGGGAGGACAATAGAGACAGGCCACCCACCTACCAAGATGCTCTGTACCTTCCGGTTTTAATCATTCATGGGGAAGAGAGCTGTCATGGGGGGCATGGGATTGACACAGGATAAAAGAAGAAGTGTGATTTAAAGAAGAATATTTGAAGTGACTTTTGAAAAGCAGAGGCAGACTACCATCAGGGTACAGACAATAGACTGGCAGATTGTGAAGTCAGGAAAGAGATGGGAGTTTTGAACTGAATCAAGATTCAAAAGTTGAACCCAAAGTGTCTCTTGTGTAACACACCTAAAAAAATTTGTTCATGAATGTATGGAACAGGACTATTCAATCTTGCACCTAGGGGGTCAATGTCCTGCTGAGTGTAGCTCCATCAGCTCAAACACAATAGTCTGGAAGTTTCTACAAACCTGTGAAAGGAAAGTGTGCAACCTTT
The genomic region above belongs to Danio rerio strain Tuebingen ecotype United States chromosome 21, GRCz12tu, whole genome shotgun sequence and contains:
- the tmem151a gene encoding transmembrane protein 151A, giving the protein MQGVTVTGEAPTLTGGGREEQRPLKQSLSGSLCRESHWKCLLLTLLMYGCFGTLGWCSLYRITVMASDDQGPAYFYGDRARLYHDSPCSNGYVYIPVAFLAMLYIVYLVECWHCYSKTANLAKVEITEVYDRIQRLQQATPCIWWKAISYHYVRRTRQVTRYRNGDAYTTTQVYHERVNTHASSSEFDYSRLGVKDVSKELQGLLEHPVTRLRFTKCFSFASARAETAYLTQRARFFGDNEGLDDYMEAREGMHLKNVDFREHMLAFPDPLHPPWYTRRWVYWLASTFLLSWPLRVIAEYRTAYVHYHVEKLFGENEDANDNDNTETGNYCTGFEHGTGGPTLRVISRVNTVDMTELEWHIRCNQHMVPSYSEALLMDLDMNTNTPLTVAMAARMRRNSSYLLQSCPRCRRSTSSSSLPSWVRGNVAAGTNSFPIRPGGRLSLSRSGFSLGRLHTTRSRHPCLFHSRSLGGGMGSRMEEGGGGFLGLGFRVPDEERRGVLESEGLEDEDVEERSQEQVEERENVETREDNRDRPPTYQDALYLPVLIIHGEESCHGGHGIDTG